A stretch of the Pseudomonadota bacterium genome encodes the following:
- a CDS encoding EscU/YscU/HrcU family type III secretion system export apparatus switch protein: MTKSKYLEAFALGFSGSEDSAPILTARGELDLAAHMVAIAKRYGIPVVEEPALCDALATLPIDQQIPSELFEAAAAIMVEVGALVRKRA, encoded by the coding sequence ATGACTAAATCAAAGTATCTTGAGGCCTTTGCGTTGGGATTTTCAGGCAGCGAGGATTCCGCACCGATATTAACCGCGCGCGGAGAGCTAGACCTTGCAGCGCATATGGTGGCGATCGCAAAACGCTACGGTATTCCGGTTGTTGAAGAGCCCGCGCTGTGTGATGCCCTTGCGACCTTACCCATCGATCAGCAGATACCAAGTGAGCTATTTGAGGCTGCGGCAGCGATTATGGTAGAGGTTGGAGCGCTTGTTAGGAAACGGGCCTAG